The Pelosinus sp. IPA-1 genome contains a region encoding:
- a CDS encoding chemotaxis protein CheA has product MANNDSKAPMLDLFVFETNQLLEQLERLILDSEKSGGLEVVINEVFRIMHTLKGSAAMMMFNDISSVAHSLEDVFFYIRETKPQSVDYSELTDLVLNAVDFIKGEVAKVENGADATGDSYVVCEKSREFLSSLKEGHPKLTDTTNFDIDDSTIHSLTDVSDTSKGEGEIRYEARIFFDEDCGMENIRAFTLIHELSELAENIVHSPMDILENDATSEVIKNEGFQITFSTQKSLEIVQEFFCNTMFLKEFNLNVVADDSVKKAQQKKVIVLDDPIPDEPVNAAGKEMEQQTEGAQSFISVNVSKMDILMDLVGELVIAEAMVTQNPELQGLRLDKFYKSARQLRKITSELQDTVMSIRMVPLSATFHKMNRIVRDMVRKLDKEAQLEIIGEQTEVDKNIIESISDPLMHLIRNAVDHGIEPAQERITQGKPKVGKIRLEAKSAGGDVLITIQDDGGGLNKEKILKKAWERGLIEKEETSLSDNQIYSFILQPGFSTNDTVTEFSGRGVGMDVVAKNIEKIGGTISVDSIVGEGTTMSIRIPLTLAIIDGMNIKVGNSIYTIPIIAIKESFRLKEQNLIKDTNNNEMIMIRGECHPVLRLYERFQVKTEVKDLREGIMVMVEADGKGICLFADSLIGQQQVVVKALPSYIKKTKGIAGCTLLGDGGVSLILDVAALNS; this is encoded by the coding sequence TTGGCCAATAATGATAGCAAAGCCCCAATGCTTGACCTCTTTGTATTTGAAACAAACCAGCTGTTAGAACAGCTTGAACGCCTTATTTTAGATAGTGAAAAGTCCGGGGGCTTAGAAGTCGTCATCAATGAAGTATTTAGAATTATGCATACCCTAAAGGGTTCGGCTGCTATGATGATGTTCAATGATATTTCTTCCGTAGCCCACTCTTTAGAGGATGTTTTCTTTTATATTCGCGAGACAAAGCCTCAAAGTGTAGATTATTCGGAACTGACAGATCTAGTTTTAAATGCCGTAGATTTCATTAAGGGTGAAGTAGCTAAGGTGGAAAACGGGGCAGATGCAACAGGTGATTCCTATGTTGTCTGCGAGAAAAGCAGGGAGTTTTTGTCCAGTTTAAAGGAAGGTCATCCCAAACTGACTGATACTACGAATTTTGATATTGATGATTCAACTATCCATTCTTTAACGGATGTATCTGATACATCAAAGGGTGAGGGGGAAATCAGATATGAAGCCAGGATCTTTTTTGACGAAGATTGCGGCATGGAAAATATAAGAGCCTTTACCCTAATTCATGAGCTTAGTGAACTTGCCGAGAACATTGTACATTCACCAATGGATATTTTAGAAAACGATGCTACATCGGAAGTTATCAAAAATGAAGGATTCCAGATAACATTTTCGACACAAAAATCTTTGGAAATAGTGCAAGAATTTTTCTGCAACACAATGTTTCTAAAAGAGTTCAACTTAAATGTAGTGGCGGATGACAGTGTCAAAAAAGCACAGCAGAAAAAAGTAATAGTCTTAGATGACCCAATTCCAGATGAGCCCGTGAATGCTGCTGGCAAGGAAATGGAGCAGCAAACGGAAGGGGCACAAAGTTTTATTAGTGTAAATGTGTCAAAGATGGATATCCTTATGGATTTAGTGGGAGAGCTTGTTATTGCTGAGGCAATGGTAACTCAAAATCCTGAACTGCAAGGACTGAGGCTCGATAAGTTCTATAAGTCGGCTCGCCAATTAAGAAAAATTACTAGCGAACTTCAAGATACGGTCATGTCCATACGTATGGTGCCATTATCAGCAACTTTTCATAAGATGAATCGCATTGTCAGAGATATGGTGCGAAAGCTTGATAAAGAAGCGCAGTTAGAGATTATCGGAGAGCAGACAGAAGTAGATAAAAATATCATAGAAAGTATATCAGATCCCTTAATGCACCTAATTCGTAATGCTGTGGACCATGGCATTGAACCTGCTCAAGAAAGAATAACCCAAGGGAAACCGAAAGTGGGCAAGATTCGTCTAGAGGCAAAAAGTGCCGGTGGTGATGTTTTGATTACGATACAAGATGATGGTGGAGGGTTAAACAAAGAAAAGATTCTTAAAAAAGCTTGGGAACGCGGTTTAATTGAAAAGGAAGAGACTTCTTTAAGCGATAACCAGATCTATTCTTTTATTTTACAGCCTGGCTTTTCTACCAATGACACTGTGACAGAATTCTCTGGTCGTGGTGTTGGCATGGACGTCGTAGCCAAGAATATTGAAAAAATAGGTGGTACGATTAGTGTTGATAGCATAGTGGGAGAAGGTACAACAATGTCGATAAGAATTCCTCTTACTCTTGCAATCATTGATGGGATGAATATAAAGGTCGGAAATTCCATCTATACGATACCGATTATTGCGATAAAAGAGTCCTTTCGGCTGAAAGAGCAGAATCTGATAAAAGATACAAATAATAATGAAATGATCATGATTCGGGGGGAGTGCCACCCTGTTTTGCGTCTTTATGAAAGATTTCAGGTAAAAACAGAGGTCAAAGATCTAAGGGAAGGAATCATGGTAATGGTTGAAGCTGATGGGAAAGGTATTTGCTTATTTGCTGACTCCTTAATAGGACAGCAGCAGGTAGTGGTCAAGGCTTTGCCTTCCTATATCAAAAAGACGAAGGGAATTGCGGGTTGTACCTTGCTCGGAGATGGTGGTGTCAGCCTGATACTCGATGTTGCCGCCCTGAATTCTTAG
- a CDS encoding chemotaxis protein CheW: MSEIAENVLDEEDTQKDKFLTFSLGTEVYGIEIKFVTEIIGMQSVTEIPDLPEYVQGIINLRGKIIPVIDVRLRFKKVYREYNDRTCIVVVDIKNVTLGLIVDAVEEVLIIAAQEIVLPPQFDNGSYHQRFIKGIGKVGKDVKLILDSDRLLNDNEVSSLEKIC, encoded by the coding sequence ATGTCTGAGATTGCTGAAAATGTGCTAGATGAAGAAGACACGCAGAAGGACAAATTTCTGACATTTTCCTTAGGGACTGAAGTTTATGGTATTGAAATAAAATTTGTCACTGAGATAATCGGTATGCAGTCTGTGACAGAAATACCTGACCTCCCAGAATATGTGCAGGGCATAATTAACCTCAGAGGGAAAATAATTCCTGTTATTGATGTTAGGTTACGGTTTAAAAAAGTATATCGAGAGTACAATGATCGCACTTGTATTGTAGTAGTTGATATAAAAAATGTAACCTTAGGGCTCATCGTTGATGCGGTAGAGGAAGTGCTCATCATTGCAGCTCAAGAAATTGTTTTGCCGCCTCAATTTGATAATGGCAGCTATCATCAACGATTTATTAAAGGGATAGGTAAAGTAGGTAAAGATGTAAAGCTAATCCTCGATAGTGATCGATTATTAAATGATAATGAAGTTAGCAGCTTAGAGAAAATTTGTTAG
- a CDS encoding methyl-accepting chemotaxis protein, with product MMKWFQNLKIANKLTVAFLCVAVIAGMVGAVGVFNLSSLSQADADLYEKYTVPMGQMGDISEAYQKGRVSFRDILLTKDVNTQNQKMKSFNESISKMKSGSNDIGKTLVSDEGRKLHKTLDDTIAQYDSYSKNLFPMLQAGQVAQVNQLIQTEGVRIAETMEDTLNKLSDMKIELAKQKAAANKADANRAMLFMIILVAFSVVIAIALGIYIARIISQPVKEIVDVAGKIAGGDLNVAVNVRTSDEIGQLAQAFNLMAENINRAMSSINEAAEQVAAGAQQIASSGEVLSQGSTEQASSIEEITASMTQVAVQTKQNAVNANQANELTISSKEQAIEGNTQMQEMIKAMSEINESSTNISKIIKVIDEIAFQTNILALNAAVEAARAGQHGKGFAVVAEEVRNLAARSANAAKETTAMIEGSIKKVDIGTKIANDTAEALNGIVGGVAKAAELVGNIAAASNEQASAISQINQAINQVSQVVQTNSATAEESASASEELSSQAEVMRDNVSKFKLKQQATQGFRDSAGVSPEVLRAIENMMEQKKYRQERREDKYEVALASTGKIDLDDKEFGKY from the coding sequence ATGATGAAATGGTTTCAGAATCTTAAAATTGCTAACAAACTTACTGTTGCGTTTCTTTGTGTAGCTGTAATTGCAGGGATGGTAGGAGCGGTAGGTGTATTTAATCTTTCTAGTTTGTCCCAAGCGGATGCGGATTTGTATGAAAAATATACGGTGCCTATGGGACAGATGGGTGATATTAGTGAAGCCTATCAAAAGGGGCGCGTAAGTTTTAGAGATATCCTTTTGACAAAGGATGTAAATACCCAAAATCAAAAAATGAAAAGTTTTAATGAATCCATCAGTAAAATGAAATCGGGAAGTAATGATATTGGTAAAACGTTAGTGAGCGATGAAGGACGTAAATTGCATAAGACCCTCGACGATACGATTGCTCAATATGATTCCTATTCTAAAAACCTATTTCCCATGCTTCAGGCGGGACAAGTAGCGCAAGTAAATCAATTAATACAAACTGAGGGTGTTCGAATCGCAGAGACGATGGAAGATACCCTCAATAAGTTAAGTGACATGAAAATAGAGTTAGCAAAACAAAAGGCAGCAGCCAATAAAGCAGATGCAAATAGGGCTATGCTCTTTATGATAATTCTTGTTGCCTTTAGTGTCGTTATAGCGATTGCCCTTGGTATTTATATTGCTAGAATCATTTCTCAACCAGTTAAAGAGATTGTTGATGTTGCTGGCAAGATTGCAGGTGGCGATTTGAACGTTGCAGTAAATGTTCGAACAAGTGATGAAATTGGCCAACTAGCCCAAGCCTTTAATTTGATGGCGGAAAATATAAATCGAGCGATGAGTAGTATCAATGAAGCCGCAGAGCAAGTAGCTGCTGGTGCTCAGCAAATTGCTTCATCTGGAGAAGTTCTGTCCCAGGGCTCTACAGAGCAAGCTAGTTCTATTGAAGAAATAACTGCTTCTATGACACAAGTAGCTGTGCAGACTAAACAAAATGCGGTAAATGCAAATCAAGCCAATGAATTGACTATATCTTCTAAAGAGCAGGCCATTGAAGGTAATACACAAATGCAGGAAATGATAAAGGCGATGTCTGAAATTAATGAATCATCGACTAATATATCAAAAATTATTAAGGTTATCGATGAAATTGCCTTCCAAACAAATATATTGGCTCTAAATGCAGCCGTAGAAGCGGCTAGAGCAGGACAGCATGGTAAAGGATTTGCTGTGGTAGCGGAAGAAGTCAGAAATTTAGCTGCGAGAAGTGCTAATGCGGCGAAGGAAACAACAGCCATGATTGAAGGGTCAATCAAAAAGGTGGACATTGGAACAAAAATCGCCAACGATACAGCAGAAGCTTTAAACGGCATTGTAGGTGGTGTTGCAAAGGCAGCTGAACTTGTCGGTAACATTGCAGCTGCCTCAAATGAACAAGCTTCTGCAATTTCCCAGATCAATCAAGCTATCAATCAGGTGTCTCAAGTGGTCCAAACGAACTCAGCGACAGCGGAGGAAAGTGCATCTGCCAGTGAGGAATTATCTAGCCAAGCCGAGGTCATGAGAGATAATGTATCTAAATTTAAACTAAAACAACAAGCGACTCAAGGTTTTAGGGATTCAGCAGGAGTCAGTCCAGAAGTTTTACGAGCAATTGAAAACATGATGGAGCAAAAAAAATATAGACAGGAAAGACGAGAGGATAAATACGAAGTGGCATTGGCGTCCACAGGGAAAATTGATCTTGATGATAAAGAGTTTGGTAAGTACTAG
- a CDS encoding protein-glutamate O-methyltransferase CheR, whose amino-acid sequence MKGGRTIKDITEREFSELVHFIKQNYGINLSQKRTLVYGRLNNYIVQSGFTSFSEYFSYVKNDLIGKAGVTLVNKLTTNHTYFLREPQHFELLKKVVLPYFAEAEKKNKDLRVWSAGCSTGEEPYTLAMMIDSYFGPEKYLWDTKILATDISTSVLEKAQKAIYPTQQLEMLPDKWRATYFQKLSEESSILRETIRREVIFRRFNLMNEVFPFKKKFHLILCRNVMIYFDEKTKKDLINRFYEHMEPGGYLLIGHSESINRYESKYQFIAPAVYRKG is encoded by the coding sequence TTGAAGGGTGGGAGAACTATAAAGGACATAACAGAAAGGGAATTTAGCGAGCTTGTTCATTTTATAAAACAGAACTATGGAATCAACTTATCGCAAAAAAGGACTTTGGTGTATGGTCGTCTAAATAATTATATAGTACAAAGCGGCTTTACTAGCTTCTCAGAGTATTTTTCCTATGTGAAAAATGATCTTATAGGTAAGGCTGGAGTGACTTTGGTAAATAAACTAACGACCAACCATACCTACTTTTTACGTGAGCCCCAGCATTTTGAACTACTCAAGAAAGTGGTTTTACCGTATTTTGCCGAGGCTGAGAAGAAAAACAAAGATCTACGGGTATGGAGTGCTGGCTGCTCCACAGGAGAAGAGCCATATACCTTGGCAATGATGATTGACTCCTATTTTGGACCTGAAAAATACCTATGGGATACTAAGATACTGGCAACGGATATTTCTACATCTGTCTTGGAAAAAGCGCAGAAAGCCATTTATCCTACGCAGCAACTAGAAATGCTGCCAGACAAATGGCGAGCGACATACTTTCAAAAACTTAGTGAAGAATCTAGCATTTTAAGAGAGACAATTCGACGTGAGGTCATATTTCGGCGATTTAATCTTATGAATGAAGTCTTTCCTTTTAAAAAAAAGTTTCATCTTATCCTATGTCGCAATGTAATGATATATTTTGATGAAAAAACAAAAAAAGATTTGATCAATCGATTTTATGAGCATATGGAACCGGGGGGTTATTTGCTTATTGGACATTCTGAATCGATTAATCGTTATGAAAGTAAATATCAGTTTATAGCGCCCGCCGTTTATAGAAAGGGTTAA
- a CDS encoding chemotaxis response regulator protein-glutamate methylesterase — translation MNNNKRKIRVLVVDDSIVFRETLARQISQDPLIEVVATASDPYIARDKILEFEPDVMTLDVEMPRMSGIEFLKKLIPQYPIPVVVVSAVSQSVFDALKAGAVDFVTKPDPLNGRGVEAFISELIVKIKIASTAKVATQKGNAITSSNNQGAGLAKQNCIIAIGASTGGTEAIDRILKGFPANMPGTVIVQHMPPVFTGLFAARLNSSCTVEVKEAKTGDLVLPGRVLIAPGDHHMRIKKVNANYMVECFRGEKVNGHCPAVDVLFHSVAEHAGKNAIGVILTGMGNDGANGLLALRKSGANTLGQDERSSVVYGMPKAAFTIGAVQEQVPLELMPRKIYALVNNRR, via the coding sequence ATGAATAATAACAAACGTAAGATTCGAGTTTTAGTGGTAGATGATTCTATCGTCTTTCGCGAAACGTTAGCACGCCAAATATCGCAAGATCCTTTAATTGAAGTTGTAGCAACCGCATCCGACCCTTATATAGCAAGGGATAAAATTTTGGAATTTGAGCCTGATGTTATGACTCTTGATGTAGAGATGCCCCGAATGAGCGGCATTGAATTTTTAAAGAAATTGATTCCACAATATCCCATACCAGTTGTTGTGGTAAGTGCCGTAAGTCAAAGTGTATTTGATGCTTTAAAAGCAGGCGCAGTTGATTTTGTTACAAAACCAGATCCATTGAATGGACGGGGCGTTGAGGCGTTTATCAGTGAATTGATAGTGAAAATTAAAATTGCGTCTACAGCTAAGGTGGCAACGCAAAAGGGGAATGCCATCACATCTTCTAATAACCAGGGGGCCGGCTTAGCGAAGCAGAATTGTATTATAGCAATTGGTGCCTCTACCGGGGGAACTGAAGCAATTGATAGGATACTTAAAGGATTTCCTGCCAATATGCCAGGTACGGTTATTGTACAGCATATGCCACCTGTTTTTACCGGCTTGTTTGCTGCTCGATTGAATAGTTCTTGCACTGTAGAAGTGAAGGAAGCCAAAACAGGAGATTTGGTTTTACCAGGACGGGTGCTAATTGCCCCCGGCGATCATCATATGCGTATTAAAAAGGTGAATGCGAATTATATGGTAGAATGTTTTCGCGGTGAGAAGGTTAATGGGCATTGCCCTGCTGTTGATGTTCTATTTCATTCTGTAGCTGAACATGCTGGTAAGAATGCAATTGGAGTGATTTTGACGGGAATGGGAAATGATGGTGCTAATGGTTTGCTCGCTCTTCGTAAATCTGGGGCCAATACTTTAGGACAAGATGAACGTTCTTCCGTTGTCTACGGTATGCCCAAGGCAGCTTTTACCATTGGAGCTGTCCAAGAACAAGTTCCCCTTGAGCTTATGCCGCGAAAAATATATGCTTTGGTAAACAATAGAAGATAA
- a CDS encoding DUF134 domain-containing protein produces the protein MSRRRCCGLVEEIPYTKRFVPDNQRNVAVSEILIEEIESIRLKDVEGLDQQMCAEAMGVSRATFQRILQRARFKVASALVQGQTILIRGGNYILKNRVFECLDCHHVWDVGPCEKGAKHGYEISCPACNSMKKIKVSDEGAKCTCGKLHQGGRCCGGMNFNEQGSKF, from the coding sequence ATGTCGCGTAGACGCTGCTGTGGTCTGGTAGAAGAAATACCCTATACGAAACGATTTGTGCCAGACAATCAAAGAAATGTTGCAGTATCCGAAATTCTTATTGAAGAAATTGAATCAATTCGATTAAAAGACGTAGAAGGCTTGGATCAGCAAATGTGTGCAGAAGCAATGGGAGTATCGAGAGCAACCTTTCAGCGGATTTTACAACGTGCAAGATTTAAGGTTGCATCGGCACTAGTTCAAGGCCAAACGATACTCATTAGAGGTGGAAACTATATACTGAAAAACAGGGTCTTTGAATGTTTAGACTGTCATCATGTTTGGGATGTAGGGCCTTGTGAAAAAGGGGCAAAGCATGGTTATGAAATTTCCTGCCCTGCATGTAACAGTATGAAAAAAATAAAGGTTTCTGATGAAGGAGCTAAGTGTACTTGTGGTAAGCTTCATCAAGGTGGTAGATGTTGTGGCGGAATGAACTTTAATGAACAGGGAAGCAAATTCTGA
- a CDS encoding YueI family protein, with protein MNETQSEGIGDFRKADKLGLTLLAGIHGIPEIRRDEKRYHLGEFKERILRKMSKKQVTETAIYPEVFQSLKDQRANKLIINGEIDRSSIEKYRVLARRVNINSTVRIDPSFKGDTGLVVASNQAVEEQEIAVVDRSLRLQRLGLSTALIQAAGKKVCRKCIKRIVEVDENELINYHQLTWIDRLGGERCPVHNKEL; from the coding sequence ATGAACGAAACCCAATCAGAGGGCATCGGAGATTTTCGAAAAGCAGATAAATTAGGACTGACATTATTAGCAGGAATACATGGGATACCTGAAATAAGACGCGATGAAAAAAGATATCATCTGGGGGAGTTTAAGGAACGTATACTAAGAAAAATGTCAAAAAAACAAGTGACTGAAACTGCTATTTATCCAGAAGTATTTCAATCTTTAAAAGATCAGAGAGCAAATAAGTTAATTATTAACGGCGAAATTGATAGATCTTCTATAGAAAAATACAGAGTATTAGCAAGACGTGTAAATATAAACAGTACTGTACGCATTGATCCTAGTTTTAAAGGAGATACAGGCCTCGTCGTAGCAAGTAATCAGGCAGTAGAGGAACAAGAGATTGCTGTTGTCGATAGAAGTCTACGATTACAGAGGCTTGGTTTATCAACTGCCCTTATCCAGGCAGCAGGCAAAAAAGTATGTCGAAAATGTATTAAGAGAATTGTCGAAGTTGATGAGAATGAACTGATTAACTATCACCAGCTTACATGGATAGATCGTTTAGGTGGAGAAAGATGCCCAGTGCATAATAAGGAATTATAA